The Planococcus donghaensis genome contains a region encoding:
- a CDS encoding GNAT family N-acetyltransferase: protein MTVEIKEIQDLKKLDVSKLVEESEAEGYRFLRRLVDQYEDGSNTFNKPAEVLYGVWDHHDQLVAIGGLNRDPYSSKNGVGRLRRFYISANSRRQGIGTKLLQKIIEDAKGHFHELVVRTDSSAADAFYRANGFSGDLGLPEATHGMVLEQEQRKKAE, encoded by the coding sequence ATGACAGTAGAAATCAAAGAAATCCAAGATTTGAAAAAGCTGGACGTTTCAAAACTGGTAGAAGAAAGTGAAGCGGAAGGCTATCGCTTTTTAAGAAGACTTGTAGACCAGTATGAAGATGGTAGCAATACCTTTAATAAACCTGCGGAAGTTTTATACGGAGTATGGGATCATCATGACCAGTTAGTGGCAATTGGCGGATTAAATCGTGACCCGTATTCGAGTAAAAATGGAGTAGGAAGACTACGAAGGTTTTATATTTCTGCAAATTCTCGTAGACAAGGCATTGGTACAAAGTTATTACAAAAAATTATTGAAGATGCGAAAGGTCATTTCCACGAACTTGTTGTGCGAACAGATTCTTCAGCGGCAGACGCGTTTTATAGAGCCAATGGCTTTTCGGGAGACCTTGGCTTACCAGAAGCTACGCACGGCATGGTTTTAGAACAGGAACAACGAAAAAAGGCTGAGTAA
- a CDS encoding NUDIX hydrolase produces the protein MEMSNWKGAAGVCINEKNEVLLVLQGVPGEEKKWTVPAGGIEGEETVEQCCTREFFEETGLTVRVVEELSTRAGEYEDSKVSFEVVYFKVEVTGGEIVLHEEDEWIADVAWKPIAELRELELAYPDDAELIESLVVQ, from the coding sequence ATGGAAATGTCAAATTGGAAAGGCGCTGCAGGCGTCTGTATTAATGAAAAAAATGAAGTGCTACTAGTGTTGCAGGGAGTTCCTGGAGAAGAAAAAAAGTGGACAGTACCAGCAGGTGGAATTGAAGGGGAAGAAACGGTTGAACAATGCTGCACGCGAGAATTTTTTGAAGAAACGGGATTGACTGTTCGAGTGGTCGAGGAGTTGAGCACTCGTGCAGGAGAATACGAAGATTCAAAAGTGTCTTTTGAAGTGGTTTATTTCAAAGTGGAAGTGACGGGGGGAGAAATTGTTCTTCATGAAGAAGATGAGTGGATCGCTGATGTGGCGTGGAAACCGATTGCTGAACTTCGGGAATTAGAACTGGCTTATCCAGACGATGCTGAACTCATTGAATCACTAGTGGTACAGTAA
- a CDS encoding magnesium transporter CorA family protein — translation MPQYVFKHAVWNEEGEGNADFRKYLPENEKMKNWMDQSENPAVNILHTHTVARGKESLWGSLIYKQSATSKRSREVFHFYLSKNVFVTSKIDFEQDADLDKDEILHQMESAASSIEVMMIILGEMVASILHKIDSFEERLHDLLWAVKEQNNKKTFGEIENARHEILLWKHLIMGFQEIKMAIEETFGKEVIGQVEYRRTATRIERCVMLVNSYEDEINNMVDIENVVANYRGNEIMKTLTVLTTLFTPVMAWGALWGMNFENMPELKWQFGYLGSVFIILGSTFVLYLYLKQKGWMGDILQSIGKNAPKKK, via the coding sequence ATGCCTCAATATGTTTTCAAACATGCAGTGTGGAACGAAGAAGGTGAGGGAAATGCCGATTTTCGTAAATACCTGCCGGAAAATGAAAAAATGAAAAATTGGATGGATCAATCGGAAAATCCAGCGGTTAATATTCTTCATACGCATACAGTTGCCCGTGGCAAGGAATCTTTGTGGGGGTCGTTAATATATAAACAAAGTGCAACTTCTAAAAGATCTCGTGAAGTATTTCACTTTTATTTATCTAAAAATGTTTTTGTCACCAGTAAAATTGATTTCGAACAAGACGCAGATTTAGATAAGGATGAAATCTTGCATCAGATGGAAAGTGCGGCATCTTCTATAGAAGTCATGATGATTATTCTTGGTGAGATGGTTGCATCGATTTTGCATAAAATAGACAGCTTTGAAGAACGTCTACATGATTTGTTGTGGGCAGTGAAAGAACAGAACAATAAAAAAACATTTGGAGAAATTGAAAATGCACGCCATGAAATTTTATTGTGGAAACATTTAATTATGGGATTTCAAGAAATAAAAATGGCAATTGAAGAAACCTTTGGAAAAGAGGTTATAGGACAAGTAGAATACCGTCGAACAGCTACACGTATCGAGCGTTGTGTAATGCTTGTTAATTCATATGAAGATGAAATAAATAATATGGTTGATATCGAAAACGTAGTCGCCAATTATCGAGGCAATGAGATTATGAAAACGTTAACGGTCTTAACGACATTGTTTACTCCTGTTATGGCGTGGGGAGCTTTATGGGGAATGAATTTTGAAAATATGCCTGAGTTGAAATGGCAGTTCGGATATCTTGGCTCTGTATTCATTATTTTAGGATCGACATTTGTTCTCTACCTATACCTTAAACAAAAAGGATGGATGGGGGATATTTTGCAATCGATTGGGAAAAACGCACCTAAGAAAAAATAA